Part of the Metarhizium brunneum chromosome 6, complete sequence genome is shown below.
TCCCGATATTCACGGCAGGCTGCGAGGCCCTCACGGAGCGTCAGCAGACGAAACTCCTGGGACGGTTAACCAATGCGGAGAAGAGCGGCATGAAACAGGTACGTGAGATATTCTTTGGGGTTTTGTTCCGGGGAGTTGAAGACGTTATTGACCAAGAGGGGGTGGCGCTGTAGGTACATTCTACTCGACTCTTGCTTCAGCAAGTCTGGACGACCGGCAAGGCGTGGGAAGAGCTCATTTGCAACGAATTTGTCGCATGAAGTCGTTTTACATTGTATATGCATGCTTGGCACGATAGAATACGAACTAGAATGGACACTCTGTAGCGCAACGCACATGGCACAACTGTACATGGTTTCTCCGCTTCTCGTcctctctccttttttttgttgatCCTTATTCTATGGACCATCTTTCTCGTCACGCTGGAACCCTGCATGAATACGGCGAGGGCATGTGTGGGATGAGTTTGTTTTGTGATTGGGGTCGTTGTTCTCACATGATGGCTGTTTAAGTTTGACACAACAGATGACGGAGGCACCACTTCGTCCCCCTGCCAGGTCATCTGTCTCCTGAGAGATCGATCTCGGCTGGCGGATCTTGCCATGTCATCCAAGGGCGTGAATGGTCCAGACACGTCAATTTTTTGACCACACTCCCCCAGCTTACTGGCGGTCAAAACACACGACGAGTTGAGAGCGAACTCGCACATGTGCACTGACTGGTTCGAGATGACGGGCCGCCAGGTGGACCAGCAAGGGTTGCAATGACGCAAGTTTTGGTGGATGTCGTTGGATAAAATGTTAACATTGTTGTCAAAACCAGCACATACCTCAATGAAATGCATGTTTAGGCTTGGGCTCCGTGTTGCGGCGCCgagaagagagagacaaCAAGTACATGTACTTGGGCCACTCGGGCCAATAGCAGCGAGGCAATTGACCACCCGTCGCCTCTGGAGCCACCAATATCACCTTATGCACAGCTTACTGCACCAGACTGGACTGTATTTGCATgtatatgtactccgtactcggtgcCTCTCATCTCATGACGGGCATCGGAGCAAGTAAGCGTGGGATGCCGTGATCAATGATGGGTCAAAGGCGCTCACTTGCATGTAAGCATGCATGTGTCAATCGTATGTAGTTCATTTGACTCGGTGCATCTCCTAGTCGCATCGCTGAATGGGCCACCTGGCCCGTTGGATGGATCTGGGAGCCTCTCTGTGCGACtcatcttggcctcgagctgtcgccgacgccggccATCCTTTGGGTGCTTGTGAGTGTGACGGCGGCCcaaaatttatttttttttattttgggACACGCCATTTCTGCCGCGCAGGTCTACATCTGCACATCACACCTCTCTTGCCATCGCACAACGCAGTTTTCTCGGTCGATTTATACAGTTCGGCTGGCCCAATTGTACTCTTCAAACCCTCAATTCTTTCGCTCCCTCTATACATCCCTTGTGTTGTTCCACGATGTCGGTAAGTTGACGCTTGCGCTGCCCCTCCTTGGCACCTTCTTGTTGTACATATGGCGGGGTGACTCATGAATGACATGTGCCCAGCAGTTCTACATTGAAAACAAAAATGTTGGCAACAAGGCCGACTCTGAGGATTGGAGAAGTACGCGCTCCTAGTCCCTTGTTCCTTTTGCCCTGTTGCCGACTGACTCTGTCCGCCAGTTCGAGGCTACAACCCTCTCACGCCGCCCGACCTGCTGCAGCACGAAATCCCCCAGACCACGGCTTCCAAGAGGACCGTTATCGAATCAAGAGATGAAGTCGCCGCCGTGGTAAACGACACGGACGAGCGAAAACGtctgctcgtcgtcgtcggccccTGCTCCATCCACGACCCCGAAGCCGCCCTCGCCTACTGCGACCTCCTGCTGCAGGCTCGCGAAAAGCACAAGGGCGagctcctcatcgtcatgcGCTCGTACCTCGAGAAGCCCCGCACCACTGTTGGCTGGAAGGGCCTCATCAACGACCCCGACATCGATGGCAGCTTCAAGATCAACAAGGGCCTGCGCCTGGCCCGCCAGCTCTTCGTCGACCTGACCGCCAAGGGCATGCCCATTGCCAGTGAGATGCTGGACACCATCTCCCCCCAGTTCCTGGCCGACTTGCTCTCCGTTGGTGCCATTGGCGCCCGAACCACCGAGAGCCAGCTGCATCGCGAGCTGGCCAGCGGCCTGAGCTTCCCCGTGGGATTCAAGAACGGCACCGACGGCTCGCTAGGCGTTGCCATTGACgccattggcgccgtcaGGCACCCTCACCACTTCCTGTCCGTCACCAAGCCCGGTGTCGTTGCCATTGTCGGCACCACTGGAAACGAGGACTGCTTTGTTATCCTGCGAGGCGGCACTCGGGGGACCAACTACGACGCTGCTAGCATTGCCGAGGCCAAAGCTGccctggagaagaagggcgttTCTCCGAGACTCATGGTTGAC
Proteins encoded:
- the AMT16 gene encoding Phospho-2-dehydro-3-deoxyheptonate aldolase AMT16 translates to MSQFYIENKNVGNKADSEDWRIRGYNPLTPPDLLQHEIPQTTASKRTVIESRDEVAAVVNDTDERKRLLVVVGPCSIHDPEAALAYCDLLLQAREKHKGELLIVMRSYLEKPRTTVGWKGLINDPDIDGSFKINKGLRLARQLFVDLTAKGMPIASEMLDTISPQFLADLLSVGAIGARTTESQLHRELASGLSFPVGFKNGTDGSLGVAIDAIGAVRHPHHFLSVTKPGVVAIVGTTGNEDCFVILRGGTRGTNYDAASIAEAKAALEKKGVSPRLMVDCSHGNSLKDHRNQPKVAANIAEQIAKGETGIMGVMIESNHNEGNQKVPAEGKSALKYGVSITDACINWQDTESVLDVLADAVKQRRQVLGINGHA